The genomic region ATTATGTTGTTTTTCGGGGAATATTTTATCCACATGTTGTGTATAGATTTGTGGATAACCACCAAATGTAGAGTTAAGTATTTAATTTTATTGAATCTTTTTACTTAGGTGCATTGCATGAAACGAATTTTTCTACCGGCCGTTGTGATCTTTATCTTAACCGGCTTTACCGCGGCCGTTGCCTCGGATGCGTCGGATACCTACGACAAGGCCCTGAGAGACTTCAAAAGGGGTCAATATGAGCAAGCCATCGAGGGATTTACGAAGGTGATAAAGCTCGGCTTTGAGGGGGACGAGAGGACCAGCTCGAACATCCTGGCCGTCTATTTTCAGCGGGGAATCTGCTACAAGAAACTTCACAACTGGGATAAGGCCCTCGACGATTTCTCCCTCGTTATTGGATTTTCCCCCACGGACGCCCAGGCCTACTACGAGCGGGCCGGCTGCTACAAGATGATTGGGGACGAAAAGAACGCGAAGCTCGATCAAGGCAAGGCCTGCGATCTGGACGATAATTACTGCGATGAAAAGATGTTGATGGAAAAGCGGGAGAAGAAGGAAAAAGAGAAGTGGTGGAAATAGTCCGGCGGGGGGGGGGCAGGAATAGTACGGCAGGGAGGGGGATAATCCGGCAGAGGGGGAAGGAATGATCAGATATTGGGGGCAGTAATAACAGGGGGGACGGCAATAAGTGTTTTCCCTCGTCCGGGTAACTGAAGAACCGTGTTTGGTTAAGATGGCGGTGGGCGGTGACGGTATTTCAGCAATACGCGGGGCTGTGGAATCGGGCATCCGGAAAAGAAGAGATCGCTCCTTATCGGTGGAGGTCGGGGCAGGTCGGGGGATTGTGGGGGATAGCGAATAAAACGCTTTTTTAGAGCGAACGACTCGGTGGTTTGAAGCGGGTCACAAAAAGGAGATGGGGGTTGGGAGAAAGGGGATTGGTGTTGTAGGGCAGCGATCTTTAAATGACGGTCAAATATTTTGCGGTTAGGAAGCAATAACGGAAAAGAAAAAAGAAAGGTACCGACAAGATGGCGGTTATCGGCATATCAAGGGAAGATGCCCTTGATCTTGTGAAATCGCGGCTCGAAAACGAGGCGCTGGTTAAGCACTGTCTCGCCACCGAGGCGATCATGCGGGCCCTCGCGGAAAAGATGGGGGCGGACCCGGATACATGGGGGATCGCCGGCCTCCTCCACGACCTCGACTACAACGAGACGAAAGAGACGCCCGAGAGGCACACCCTCATAACCGAGGAGATATTGGCGGAAAAGGGGGTGAGCCCCGAGATCATCGACGCGATCAAGAGCCATAACGCGGAGATGCTCGGGATATCGAGGTCAACGGACTTCCACTTCGCAATAACCTGCGCCGAAAATATCACCGGCCTGATAGTCGCCACGGCATTGGTAATGCCGGACAAGAAGATCGCCTCCGTCAAAACGAAGTCGGTCACGAAGAGGATGAAGGAGAAACACTTTGCCAGGTCCGTCAGCAGGGAGGGGATAATGTTCTGTGAAGAGATAAATATACCCCTTCCCGAGTTTGTCGAGATCAGCCTCTCCGCCATGGGCGGGATCTCGGACGACCTGGGACTTTAAGGGCCCCGGACTTGTTTTTCTTCGGCTTGCCATTAGGTTCACTGAACGTTGAGTCGAAAGAGCGTGGTTTGCGTGGTTTGGCGGTTTGTGGGATCGTTTTTGACATTCAACAACCCCTTTGAAAATAGTAACCTGTAGAGGGAATCCCCGAAAGTTGCAGAGAAAAAGCCCGCTTCAAATGGAGTCATT from Candidatus Zymogenus saltonus harbors:
- a CDS encoding tetratricopeptide repeat protein, translating into MKRIFLPAVVIFILTGFTAAVASDASDTYDKALRDFKRGQYEQAIEGFTKVIKLGFEGDERTSSNILAVYFQRGICYKKLHNWDKALDDFSLVIGFSPTDAQAYYERAGCYKMIGDEKNAKLDQGKACDLDDNYCDEKMLMEKREKKEKEKWWK
- a CDS encoding HDIG domain-containing protein — translated: MAVIGISREDALDLVKSRLENEALVKHCLATEAIMRALAEKMGADPDTWGIAGLLHDLDYNETKETPERHTLITEEILAEKGVSPEIIDAIKSHNAEMLGISRSTDFHFAITCAENITGLIVATALVMPDKKIASVKTKSVTKRMKEKHFARSVSREGIMFCEEINIPLPEFVEISLSAMGGISDDLGL